Sequence from the Mesorhizobium sp. PAMC28654 genome:
TCTTGTCGGAGTCGGCGCTTTCATAGAGCTCGATGATGCGCTTGAGCATGATCTCGACCGTCTCGCAGACGCGGACCACCTCGCGCGTGGCGTTGGCCAGTGCCTGGCTGGGAACATCGAGCGCGCTTTCGTTGAGCGCGGAAAGCTCGACGACGTCGAGCGTGGCGGCCGGCGCCGGCTTGGTGCCAAGTGCTACGATCTTCTCCGATGCACGGTATACGACCCCGGCCAGCGGCAGGCCGGCCAGCAGGATGATCACGTTGAACAGGATGTGGGCGTTGACGATCTGGTCCGCCGCCGTCGCGCCGAGGAAGGCGACATGTGGCCTGAAGGTCATGAACAGGATCAGCATGATAAGCGAGCCAAGCCCGCGCATCAGCAGATTGCCGATCGGCACGACGCGCACTTCCGGACCCGCCGAGCGGGTCAGCATCGGCGCGATGATCGACGAACCGAGATTGACGCCGAGGATGAGGACGACGCCGAGTTCGGGGGTGATCAGGCCGCGGCCGGCCAGCGTCGCCATCAACAGAACCGCCGCGATGCTCGACTGGAACAGCCAGGTGATCAGCGCCGCCAGCAGATAGGCGGTGATGGAATCGCTGGAGAAGTAGTTGATGATGACGGGCATGAGCTGGCTGTTGCGCAGCGGCTCCGATGCCTGGCCGATCATCTCCAGCGACAGGATCAGCAGGCCGATGCCGACCAGGATGCGGCCCGTCTGGCGCCAGTCGCGCCGCTCGGTGGCCATGAACATCACCGTGCCGGTAATCAGGCACAGCGGCACCAGCAGGGTCAAGTCGAAGGTGAGCAGCTTGACCACCAGCGCCGAGCCGATCTCGGCGCCGCGCACGGCTAGTTGGCCCGCGGCGCCCGACACGATGCCGGAGCCGGCGAAGGAGCCGACCAGCAGCGTGACGGCGGTGGAGCTTTGCAGCGCGATCGCGAGGCCGGTGCCGGTCAGCACCGCCATGATCGGGTTGCGCATGGTGGCGCGCAGTTTGTGGCGCAGCACGTCGCCATAGGCACGCTCGACGCCGGTCTTCACCATACGGGTGGCAAACAGCATCAGCGCCACCGCGCCGGCAAGATGCAGCAGGACGACGGAGCCGCTCATGCCAGCCTCGACAGGCCGACCGGCGCCGACGGCGCCACGGCAAGCGGAACTGGATGCAAGAAGGTGCGAATCGTGAACATGGCGAAGACCGATATCAGGTGGATTTTACTTTAGCCGGATAATAATTCTTGTCCACTGCGACAGATTGTTGGCGGGCGACGGGAGGTGTCGGAACTGGACCTTTTTCGCGGATGATCGCGCGTTTTTTGGCGTGCCGGATTCAGATGCCGCCGGACTGAACGGCCGATGGTCACGACATGTATGGCGGTGGCTTCCGGATGTGTTGAATTAGTGATCCTAAATATTGGAAAACATTACACAATCGTAATGGTGGTGTTCAGTTTCAGTTCATCCACGGGCCGTTATTCCATGGGCATCGACAACCAAGGAGTATCCCTTATGAAACGCATTATCCTTTCCGTGATGGCCATCTCGATACTGGCCGCCAGCGCCCTGCAGGGCCAGGCCGCGCCGATGAATGCGCCGGTCGCGCCGCGGTCGAATTTCACCCAGGTCGACTGGCAGAAGCCCGGCGATCACCGCGACGTGAAGAAGCGCGTCATCAAGAAGGAGACCGTCAAGCGCAGCCATTGGCGCAATGGCCAGAAATATTCGAACTGGAAGCGTCACCAGCCGGTCCGTGACTATCACCGCCATGGCCTGCACCGTCCCGGCCGTGGCCAGGAGTGGATCCGCGTCGGCAACGACTACATACTGGTCAGCGTTGTCTCCGGCATCATCTTCGGCGCGATCGCCGCACGGTAAGTCCCCGGCTTGGCGTTGAACCATGAAAGGAAGGCGGCCCGCAACGGCCGCCTTTTCTTTTGCCCTGTGGAAACCGGGTATGGGCCGCATTAGGGGTCGTCGGACCCCTCCGGCATGATTATATGGAGGGGAACCGAGTTTCCCGATGCGCTTTCCGCCCGCCTTCCTCGACGAGATACGCGACCGCGTGCCGATTTCCCAGGTCATCGGCCAGCGCGTCGCGTGGGACAGGAAGAAGACCAATGCGCCGCGTGGTGACTATTGGGCCTGCTGCCCGTTCCATGGCGAGAAGAGCCCGTCCTTCCATTGCGAGGACAAGAAGGGCCGCTACCACTGTTTCGGCTGTTCGGTGTCGGGCGACCACTTCAAGTTCCTGACCGAGCTCGACGGGATGAGCTTTCCCGAGGCGGTGGAGAAGATCGCCGATATGGCGGGCGTGCGATGCCGGTGCGCGATGCGCAAGAGGAACGGCGCGAAAAGGAACGCGCCAGCCTGACCGATGTCATGGAGATGGCAACCGCCTTCTTCCAGGAGCGGCTGCAAGGGCCGGAAGGGGCGAAAGCCCGCGCCTATCTGCGCGACCGCGGGCTGACCCCGGCGACGCAGCAGTCCTTCCGGCTTGGCTTCGCGCCCGACAGCCGCAACGCGCTGAAGGAACATCTTGCCGCCAAGGGCGTGCCGAAAGCCGATATCGAAGGCTTGTGGGCTGGTGCGCCATGGCGACGACATTCCGGTTTCCTACGACTGGTTCCGCGACCGCATCATGTTCCCGATCCCGGATTCGCGCGGCAAGATCATCGCCTTTGGCGGTCGCGCGCTGGCGCCTGATGCGCTGGCCAAGTACATGAACTCGCCCGACACCGAGCTCTTCCACAAGGGCAATGTGCTCTACAATTTCGCCCGTGCCCGCAAGTCGCTGGCCAAGGGCGGCACGGTCATCGCCGTCGAAGGCTACATGGACGTGATCGCGCTGGCGCAGGCCGGGTTCGAGAACGCCGTGGCGCCGCTCGGCACCGCGCTCACCGAAAACCAGCTCGAGCTGTTGTGGCGCATGTCGGGCGAGCCGATGCTGTGTTTCGACGGCGACCAGGCCGGCCTCAAGGCGGCGTGGCGCGCCGCCGACATGGCACTGCCGGTGGTGCAGGCGGGACGTTCGGTGCGTTTCGCCTTGCTGCCTGAAGGCAAGGACCCCGACGACCTCGTCAAGGCCGATGGGCCGGATGCGTTCCGCACCGTGCTTTCCGACGCGCGGCCGCTGGTCGACCTGTTGTGGATGCGCGAGACGGCGGGCGGTGTCTTCGACACGCCGGAGCGTCGGGCCGAACTGGGAAAGACGCTGCAGGAGCTCGCCAGCCGCATCCGCGACGAAAGCACGCGCTATCACTACCAGCAGGAAATGCGCGAGCGGGTGCTGAATTTCTTCGGCGCACAGCGCAATGCGCGCCAGGGGCAGGGCGCAAGGACAGGAGAACGGGGGCAGAGCAAGACGCCGGCAGCCGGTGGGCAGTTCGCGCGCGCCGGTGCGGCGGGCGGACGCACGGCGATCACCGAAAGCCTCGGCCGCTCGGCGCTGGTCAAGCGCGGCAGCGAGGGGATGTCGGTGCGCGAAGCGACGATCATCGTGGCGCTCGTCAATCATCCGGCGCTGATAGACGAGAATTTCGCCCATATCGAATTTCTCGACCTTGCCAATACGGACCTCACGCGACTGCATGCGGCCATCCTCGATGCGATGGCGCATGACATGGCCGATGACCGCCACGCTGTGATTGCGACAATCGAACGCGCCGGCTGGGGTGAGATATGGGAGCGGGCGGTGGGCCTGATCCGGCGGGCGCGGCAATGGCCTGCGCTGGAAACCGCGGCTCTCGAGGACGCCCGCGACGCCTTCAGCCAGGCGTTGCACTTGCAGCGCAGCGCGCGCACCTTACATAAGGAGCTGAAGCAGGCAGAAGCGGCTATGGATGCAGATCCCACGGATGAGAATTTCCGGCATCTGATCGAAATCCAGACGCAATTTCAGGATGTCCAGGCGACGGAAGCGCTGATCGAAGGATTTGGTGTGTCCTCGGGCAGGGGCGGCCGCGCCTAGAACACGAGAGTAAAGGTGTGAGA
This genomic interval carries:
- a CDS encoding Na/Pi cotransporter family protein, giving the protein MSGSVVLLHLAGAVALMLFATRMVKTGVERAYGDVLRHKLRATMRNPIMAVLTGTGLAIALQSSTAVTLLVGSFAGSGIVSGAAGQLAVRGAEIGSALVVKLLTFDLTLLVPLCLITGTVMFMATERRDWRQTGRILVGIGLLILSLEMIGQASEPLRNSQLMPVIINYFSSDSITAYLLAALITWLFQSSIAAVLLMATLAGRGLITPELGVVLILGVNLGSSIIAPMLTRSAGPEVRVVPIGNLLMRGLGSLIMLILFMTFRPHVAFLGATAADQIVNAHILFNVIILLAGLPLAGVVYRASEKIVALGTKPAPAATLDVVELSALNESALDVPSQALANATREVVRVCETVEIMLKRIIELYESADSDKIKALAALDDRVDRKHAAIKLYLAKLTRNPLTEDEALRCQELIGACVKLEQVGDIIVRNMLVHVKKKMERGLEFTEEGWSELFAFHASVLANARLAFNVLVSRDPETARQLVLEKDQLRDREKETSASHFVRLRDGTAKSVETSSIHLDTIRDLKQINSLLASMAYPVLEERGLLTGSRLKAS
- a CDS encoding RcnB family protein, with amino-acid sequence MKRIILSVMAISILAASALQGQAAPMNAPVAPRSNFTQVDWQKPGDHRDVKKRVIKKETVKRSHWRNGQKYSNWKRHQPVRDYHRHGLHRPGRGQEWIRVGNDYILVSVVSGIIFGAIAAR